The Deinococcus radiopugnans ATCC 19172 genome window below encodes:
- a CDS encoding tRNA (adenine(22)-N(1))-methyltransferase TrmK — protein sequence MPTLDARLEAVLELIRAEAHADIGSDHARLPVRLIRGGRVQRCIAVELNPGPLAQARRSVARSSLEARIEVREGDGFAPILPGEVDSASVCGMGAHTIRGILRRAGESLPPSLVLQPNDSALLLRLWAHEAGYHVRAERLIAGYWPYTVLRLERASGADPVYEGVPLDAALKYGPLLLRLGGDVLYRQVWDDAVRLSKVAAPGRASWAELETARTALSVLDGGVIRN from the coding sequence ATGCCCACCCTTGACGCCCGCCTGGAAGCCGTTCTGGAGCTGATTCGGGCCGAAGCCCACGCCGACATCGGCAGTGACCATGCCCGGCTGCCGGTGCGCCTGATCCGTGGGGGACGCGTGCAGAGGTGCATCGCCGTGGAACTGAACCCTGGCCCGCTGGCGCAGGCGCGGCGCAGCGTGGCACGTTCCAGCCTGGAAGCCCGGATCGAGGTCAGGGAGGGCGACGGCTTCGCGCCCATCCTGCCTGGCGAGGTGGACAGCGCCAGCGTATGCGGCATGGGCGCGCACACCATCCGGGGCATTCTGCGACGGGCAGGGGAAAGTCTGCCCCCGTCCCTGGTGCTGCAACCCAATGACTCGGCCCTGCTGCTGCGTCTGTGGGCGCATGAGGCGGGCTACCACGTCCGCGCCGAACGTCTGATCGCCGGGTACTGGCCCTACACGGTGCTGCGGCTGGAGCGGGCCAGCGGTGCAGACCCAGTCTACGAGGGCGTGCCGCTCGACGCCGCCCTGAAGTACGGGCCATTGCTGCTGAGGCTGGGCGGAGACGTGTTGTACCGTCAGGTCTGGGACGACGCCGTGCGCCTGAGCAAGGTGGCCGCGCCGGGACGGGCCTCCTGGGCGGAATTGGAGACGGCCAGGACGGCTCTGAGCGTGCTGGATGGCGGAGTAATACGAAATTAA
- the dnaK gene encoding molecular chaperone DnaK, translated as MAKAVGIDLGTTNSVISVMEGGRPEVIVNSEGARTTPSVVAYKGDERLVGQIARRQAALNPAATLFEVKRFIGRRWDEVKEEADRSPFNVKEGEGGSVRIEVNGKDYAPEQVSAEVLRKLVADASAKLGQKITDAVITVPAYFDNSQREATKQAGEIAGLNVLRVINEPTAAALAYGLERKGNETVLVFDLGGGTFDVTILELGDGVFEVKSTAGDTHLGGADFDHRIVDWLADEFNKEHNFDLRKDKQALQRLIEAAEKAKIELSNASETSISLPFITFDPETRTPMHLERTLTRAKFEELTADLLRRVRQPVEQALKDAKLDASKIDEVILVGGSTRTPAVKRIVQELIGKTPNESVNPDEAVALGAAVQAGIIQGDSSLGDIVLVDVTPLTLGVEVKGGMIAPMITRNTTVPAKKTEIYTTAENNQPGVEINVLQGERPMANDNKSLGRFKLEGIPPMPAGRPQIEVTFDIDANGILHVTAKEKNSGKEASIRIENTTTLDKSDVEKMVKEAEENAVADKQRREKVEKRNNLDSLRVQALGQIEENASAPQDAKDKLKAAADSAEEAVRSDDDTQIADAQKRLEEELREFMTANQNAAQAGGQPEGQDGGVNIGKEKAEDDDVIDADFKPAP; from the coding sequence ATGGCTAAAGCTGTTGGGATCGACCTGGGCACCACCAATTCCGTTATTTCTGTCATGGAGGGCGGACGGCCCGAAGTGATCGTGAACTCTGAGGGCGCGCGCACCACGCCGTCCGTCGTGGCGTACAAGGGCGACGAGCGTCTGGTGGGGCAGATTGCCCGCCGTCAGGCCGCGCTGAACCCCGCCGCCACCCTGTTCGAGGTCAAGCGCTTCATTGGCCGCCGCTGGGACGAGGTCAAGGAAGAGGCCGACCGCAGCCCCTTCAACGTCAAGGAAGGCGAGGGCGGCTCCGTTCGCATTGAGGTGAACGGCAAGGACTACGCCCCTGAGCAGGTCAGCGCCGAGGTGCTGCGTAAGCTGGTGGCCGACGCCAGCGCCAAGCTGGGCCAGAAGATCACCGACGCCGTGATCACCGTGCCCGCGTACTTCGACAACTCGCAGCGCGAGGCCACCAAGCAGGCCGGGGAAATCGCGGGCCTGAACGTGCTGCGCGTGATCAACGAACCCACCGCCGCCGCGCTGGCCTACGGCCTGGAGCGCAAGGGCAACGAGACCGTGCTGGTCTTCGACCTGGGGGGCGGCACTTTCGACGTGACCATCCTGGAGCTGGGCGACGGCGTGTTCGAGGTCAAATCCACCGCTGGGGACACCCACCTGGGCGGCGCAGACTTCGACCACCGCATCGTGGACTGGCTGGCCGACGAGTTCAACAAGGAACACAACTTTGACCTGCGCAAGGACAAGCAGGCGCTGCAGCGTCTGATCGAGGCCGCCGAGAAGGCCAAGATCGAGCTGTCCAATGCGTCCGAAACCTCCATCAGCCTGCCATTCATCACCTTTGATCCCGAAACGCGCACCCCGATGCACCTGGAGCGCACGCTGACGCGCGCCAAGTTCGAGGAACTGACCGCCGACCTGCTGCGCCGCGTGCGCCAGCCCGTCGAGCAGGCCCTCAAGGACGCCAAGCTGGACGCCAGCAAGATCGACGAGGTGATTCTGGTGGGCGGCAGCACCCGCACCCCCGCCGTCAAGCGCATCGTGCAGGAGCTGATCGGCAAGACCCCCAACGAGTCCGTGAACCCCGATGAGGCTGTGGCCCTCGGCGCGGCGGTGCAGGCCGGCATCATCCAGGGCGACTCTAGCCTGGGCGACATCGTGCTGGTGGACGTGACCCCGCTGACGCTGGGCGTAGAGGTCAAGGGCGGCATGATCGCGCCGATGATCACCCGCAACACCACCGTTCCGGCCAAGAAGACCGAGATCTACACCACCGCCGAGAACAACCAGCCGGGCGTGGAGATCAACGTGTTGCAGGGCGAGCGCCCGATGGCGAACGACAACAAGAGCCTGGGCCGCTTCAAGCTGGAAGGCATTCCCCCCATGCCCGCCGGACGCCCGCAGATCGAGGTGACGTTCGACATCGACGCTAACGGCATCCTGCATGTGACCGCCAAGGAAAAGAACAGCGGCAAGGAAGCCAGCATCCGCATCGAGAACACCACCACCCTCGACAAGAGCGACGTGGAGAAGATGGTCAAGGAAGCCGAGGAGAACGCCGTGGCCGACAAGCAGCGCCGCGAGAAGGTGGAGAAGCGCAACAACCTCGACAGCCTGCGCGTTCAGGCGCTGGGCCAGATTGAGGAGAACGCCTCGGCCCCGCAGGACGCCAAGGACAAGCTGAAGGCCGCCGCCGACAGCGCCGAGGAAGCCGTCCGCAGCGACGACGACACCCAGATTGCCGACGCCCAGAAGCGGCTGGAAGAGGAACTGCGCGAGTTCATGACCGCCAACCAGAACGCGGCGCAGGCCGGGGGCCAGCCCGAGGGTCAGGACGGTGGCGTGAACATCGGCAAGGAGAAGGCCGAGGACGACGACGTGATCGACGCGGATTTCAAGCCCGCGCCCTAA
- a CDS encoding endonuclease V, which translates to MLICTDVDYRPDGTARAAGVMFREWTDATPTHELVVSVAEVEPYQPGAFYRRELPCLLALLEQAAQLHPLDAVMIDGYVTLDACGRAGLGLYLFEALPRVLPVAVPVIGVAKTAFQGSGHAVAVTRGDSLTPLFITAVGLDVAEAAGHVVQMAGPYRLPTLLKRADALCRRAP; encoded by the coding sequence GTGCTGATCTGTACGGATGTGGACTACCGCCCGGACGGCACGGCGCGGGCGGCAGGAGTGATGTTCCGCGAGTGGACGGACGCCACGCCAACGCATGAACTCGTCGTCTCGGTTGCGGAGGTAGAGCCGTACCAGCCCGGAGCGTTCTATCGGCGGGAGTTGCCGTGCCTGCTGGCCCTGCTGGAGCAGGCGGCTCAACTCCATCCCCTGGACGCTGTGATGATTGACGGCTACGTCACCCTGGACGCGTGCGGACGCGCTGGCCTGGGGCTTTACCTGTTCGAGGCCTTGCCCCGCGTTTTACCTGTGGCCGTGCCCGTCATCGGCGTGGCAAAGACGGCCTTTCAGGGATCAGGGCACGCAGTGGCCGTGACGCGCGGAGACAGCCTGACCCCGTTGTTCATCACGGCGGTGGGCCTGGACGTGGCCGAGGCAGCGGGGCACGTGGTGCAGATGGCCGGGCCTTATCGTCTGCCCACGCTGCTCAAGCGGGCCGATGCCCTGTGTCGTCGCGCCCCATAA
- a CDS encoding VF530 family DNA-binding protein, which yields MNHQPSTSSDPLHGVTLQLMLERLHDAYGWDGLARRVPINCFSSNPSIQSSLKFLRRTPWARAKVEGLYLELVSV from the coding sequence ATGAACCATCAACCCTCAACGTCCTCTGATCCCCTCCACGGCGTCACGTTGCAACTCATGCTGGAGCGCCTGCACGACGCCTACGGCTGGGACGGACTGGCCCGCCGCGTGCCGATCAATTGCTTTTCTTCCAACCCCAGCATCCAGAGCAGCCTGAAATTCCTGCGCCGCACGCCGTGGGCGCGGGCGAAGGTGGAGGGGCTGTACCTGGAACTGGTCAGTGTCTAA
- the rpoZ gene encoding DNA-directed RNA polymerase subunit omega, translated as MAEKDIDKLLSMTDSKYRLSVVTAKRALQLRSGAPSVLPVEQRVRTRNLVTQAMRELATGQLTVGTDLMDETRFHQDYVRQRQAQLQAQLNAERERERE; from the coding sequence ATGGCGGAAAAAGACATTGACAAGTTGCTCTCGATGACCGACAGCAAGTACCGCTTGAGCGTGGTGACGGCCAAGCGCGCCCTGCAGCTGCGCTCCGGCGCACCCAGCGTGCTGCCCGTCGAGCAGCGCGTGCGCACCCGCAATCTGGTGACGCAGGCCATGCGCGAACTCGCCACCGGTCAACTGACCGTGGGCACTGATCTGATGGACGAGACCCGCTTTCACCAGGACTACGTGCGCCAGCGTCAGGCCCAGCTCCAGGCCCAGTTGAACGCCGAGCGTGAACGCGAGCGCGAGTAA
- a CDS encoding DnaJ C-terminal domain-containing protein produces MAYKDYYDVLGVSRGASDADIKAAYRKAAKTYHPDKNAGDEKAAERFKEIGEAYAVLNDPEKRKVYDQFGHTGQVPPGYGDSGGFQGGDMGGFDPGQFSDFFQGLFGQAARGRAGAGGMGGMGGGFPGGQQVNLEDLLGGLGGAGQGRRFVQNVEGELQVTLAEAFAGSDEVINVDGKRLSLRVPAGTRDGARLRLAGQGPGGGDVLLTIRVLEDARFDLDGDHLTTTADVPAPVAALGGDISVQTLSGRGNLSIPPGSSGGRRMRLRGQGWPKKDGSRGDLYVRLNVTVPAAPSDEEKELYRRLRDLQK; encoded by the coding sequence ATGGCATACAAAGACTATTACGACGTGCTGGGCGTCTCCCGTGGGGCGTCCGATGCGGACATCAAGGCGGCCTACCGCAAGGCGGCCAAGACGTACCATCCCGACAAGAACGCCGGCGACGAGAAGGCCGCAGAGCGTTTCAAGGAGATCGGCGAGGCGTACGCCGTCCTCAATGACCCGGAAAAGCGCAAGGTCTATGACCAGTTCGGGCACACCGGGCAGGTGCCGCCGGGCTATGGCGATAGCGGCGGCTTTCAGGGCGGCGATATGGGTGGCTTCGATCCGGGGCAGTTCAGCGACTTCTTCCAGGGTCTGTTCGGTCAGGCGGCGCGGGGCCGGGCTGGAGCCGGAGGAATGGGCGGCATGGGCGGCGGCTTTCCCGGCGGACAGCAGGTGAACCTCGAAGACCTGCTGGGCGGTCTGGGCGGCGCGGGGCAGGGGAGGCGCTTCGTGCAGAACGTGGAGGGCGAGTTGCAGGTCACGCTGGCCGAAGCCTTTGCGGGCAGCGACGAGGTCATCAACGTGGACGGCAAGCGCCTGAGCCTGCGTGTCCCGGCGGGCACCCGCGACGGCGCACGGCTGCGGCTGGCCGGGCAGGGGCCGGGGGGCGGCGACGTGCTGCTGACCATCCGCGTGCTGGAAGACGCCCGCTTCGATCTGGACGGCGATCACCTGACCACCACCGCTGACGTGCCCGCTCCGGTGGCGGCGCTGGGCGGCGACATCAGCGTGCAGACCCTGAGCGGGCGCGGCAACCTCAGCATTCCCCCCGGCAGCAGCGGGGGCCGCCGCATGCGCCTGCGTGGACAGGGCTGGCCCAAGAAGGACGGCAGCAGGGGAGATCTGTACGTGCGCCTGAACGTGACTGTGCCCGCCGCGCCCAGCGACGAGGAAAAGGAACTGTACCGCAGGCTGCGGGACTTGCAGAAGTAG
- a CDS encoding sensor histidine kinase has product MTLRWRLTLFYTALLAVLLTTVAVTTLVIMRNNLITSVNRDLSNTYGRFVQLLPSLSLTPSNDINRDSAGDQRSVRYQFPNYALQLEQLPFYSQASLFQSLENNAEGPNRQDFFATLNSVRLTYRESAGIDRDSPIQLSDKQLAELIRSPGGQLLIDQDVNEAYQDRPTPMRVLVRLAPLTLQPSPLGLPGSNDTLTIVYVGRSLDDIQRTLADLRNVILLLFLAGLVTAGVGAYLLAGRALQPLGLVQRAAEGIGGQNLTERVPEPETGDEVQALAGALNNMLARLEDSFEAQRRFTSDASHELRTPVTAISGHASYLLRRTSPDEQQKESLKIIRSESERLTNLIASLLQLARSDSGALVMARDPILSGLFLTEIARELMPLAQAQRTALTVAGQEVTFEGDADRLKQVLINLVSNALKAGARTITLSSQPEQDGTEVRLSVSDDGPGIPADQLDRLFDRFYRLEDSRSRDVGGAGLGLSIARGIVEAHEGRIWLESEVGKGTVAHVQLPVGDVPVLDDDDVP; this is encoded by the coding sequence ATGACCCTGCGCTGGCGGCTGACCCTGTTCTACACGGCGCTGCTGGCTGTCCTGCTGACCACGGTGGCCGTGACCACGCTGGTGATCATGCGCAACAACCTGATCACGAGTGTCAACCGCGACCTGAGCAACACCTATGGACGATTCGTGCAGTTGCTGCCTTCATTGAGCCTGACGCCCTCCAACGACATCAACCGGGATTCGGCTGGTGACCAGAGAAGTGTGCGCTATCAGTTCCCCAACTACGCCCTTCAGCTTGAGCAATTGCCGTTCTACAGCCAGGCCAGCCTGTTTCAGTCGCTGGAGAACAACGCCGAGGGTCCGAACCGCCAGGACTTTTTCGCCACCCTGAATTCCGTGCGGCTCACGTACCGGGAATCTGCAGGCATTGACCGGGACTCTCCTATTCAGCTGTCCGACAAGCAATTGGCCGAATTGATCCGTTCGCCGGGTGGCCAGCTGCTGATCGATCAGGACGTAAACGAGGCCTACCAGGACCGGCCCACCCCCATGCGTGTGCTGGTGCGGCTGGCCCCCCTGACGCTTCAACCGTCGCCGCTGGGGTTGCCGGGCAGCAACGACACGCTGACCATCGTGTACGTGGGCCGCAGCCTGGACGATATCCAGCGCACGCTGGCCGACCTGCGCAACGTGATTCTGCTGCTGTTCCTGGCCGGGCTGGTCACGGCGGGGGTGGGGGCTTACCTGCTGGCCGGACGGGCGCTGCAGCCGCTGGGGCTGGTGCAGCGCGCCGCCGAGGGAATTGGCGGCCAGAACCTGACCGAGCGTGTGCCGGAACCTGAGACCGGGGACGAGGTCCAGGCGTTGGCGGGGGCGCTGAACAACATGCTGGCCCGCCTGGAAGACAGTTTCGAGGCCCAGCGGCGCTTTACCAGCGACGCCAGCCACGAATTGCGGACCCCCGTCACCGCCATCAGCGGCCACGCCAGCTACCTGCTGCGCCGCACCAGTCCGGACGAGCAGCAAAAAGAGAGCCTCAAGATCATTCGCAGCGAGTCCGAACGCCTGACCAACCTGATCGCCAGCCTGCTGCAACTGGCCCGCTCGGACAGCGGCGCGCTGGTGATGGCCCGCGACCCGATCCTGTCCGGCCTGTTCCTGACCGAGATTGCCCGCGAGCTGATGCCGCTGGCCCAGGCTCAGCGCACGGCCCTGACGGTGGCGGGGCAGGAGGTGACGTTCGAGGGGGACGCGGACCGCCTCAAGCAGGTTCTGATCAATCTGGTCAGCAACGCCCTCAAGGCCGGCGCGCGGACCATCACCCTGAGCAGCCAGCCGGAGCAAGACGGCACTGAGGTTCGCCTGAGCGTGAGCGACGACGGGCCCGGCATTCCCGCCGATCAGCTCGACCGCCTGTTCGACCGCTTCTACCGCCTGGAAGACAGCCGCAGCCGCGACGTGGGCGGCGCGGGCCTGGGCCTGAGCATCGCGCGCGGCATCGTCGAGGCACACGAGGGCCGCATCTGGCTGGAAAGCGAGGTGGGCAAGGGAACAGTGGCGCATGTTCAACTGCCGGTGGGCGACGTGCCGGTGCTGGACGACGACGACGTGCCGTAA
- a CDS encoding MOSC domain-containing protein, which translates to MKTIQELRATFPRPGRVDWLGLRPARRVTPVRVSEVEAHPLVGLLGDHGKTAPARLTALSGELEAAPRPSNPAIPGGPGRRQVTLIQAEHLPVIAALAGLEAVTPELLRRNIVVSGVALLALKDARFRIGEVVLEGTGECHPCSRMEENLGEGGYNAVRGHGGLTARVIVGGVIHEGDAVTPLPPEGEPQG; encoded by the coding sequence GTGAAGACCATTCAAGAGTTGCGCGCCACCTTTCCCCGCCCCGGACGGGTGGACTGGCTGGGCCTGCGCCCGGCCCGCCGCGTGACCCCGGTGCGCGTGTCCGAGGTGGAGGCGCACCCGCTCGTCGGCCTGCTCGGGGATCATGGCAAGACCGCCCCGGCCCGCCTGACCGCGCTGTCCGGCGAGTTGGAAGCAGCGCCCAGACCGTCCAACCCGGCCATTCCCGGCGGCCCCGGACGGCGGCAGGTCACACTGATTCAGGCCGAACACCTGCCAGTGATCGCTGCGCTGGCCGGGCTGGAAGCGGTCACGCCGGAGCTGCTGCGCCGCAACATCGTGGTCAGCGGTGTCGCGCTGCTGGCCCTCAAGGACGCCCGCTTTCGGATCGGCGAGGTGGTGCTGGAGGGCACGGGCGAATGTCACCCGTGTTCGCGCATGGAAGAGAATCTGGGTGAGGGCGGGTACAACGCGGTGCGCGGCCACGGCGGCCTGACCGCGCGGGTGATCGTGGGGGGCGTGATTCACGAGGGCGACGCGGTGACGCCGCTGCCGCCCGAGGGCGAGCCGCAGGGCTGA
- a CDS encoding response regulator transcription factor, whose translation MERKPLVLVIEDEKDIARFIELELAAEGYATEVAFDGVTGLSKFREVNPDLVILDLMLPVLDGLEVARRIRKTSNTPIIILTAKDGIQDKVEGLDSGADDYLIKPFSIEELLARVRAHLRRVNPAVTGEVRVADLVMNLDGREIFRGGRRVELSAKEFELLELLARNPGKVFSRFEIEEKVWPEYTGGSNVVDVYIGYLRRKLEEGGERRLIHTVRGVGYVLREE comes from the coding sequence ATGGAACGTAAGCCATTGGTCCTCGTCATTGAGGATGAGAAAGACATTGCCCGCTTTATTGAGCTGGAGCTGGCCGCCGAGGGCTACGCCACCGAGGTGGCCTTCGACGGCGTGACCGGCCTGTCCAAATTCCGCGAAGTCAATCCTGATCTGGTCATTCTTGACCTGATGCTGCCCGTGCTGGACGGTCTGGAAGTAGCGCGCCGCATCCGCAAGACCAGCAACACCCCGATCATCATTTTAACCGCCAAGGACGGCATTCAGGACAAGGTCGAGGGGCTGGATTCGGGAGCAGACGACTACCTGATCAAGCCCTTTTCCATCGAGGAACTGCTGGCCCGCGTGCGCGCCCACCTGCGCCGCGTCAACCCAGCAGTGACCGGTGAGGTCCGCGTGGCCGATCTGGTCATGAACCTTGACGGCCGCGAGATCTTCCGGGGGGGACGGCGGGTGGAACTGTCGGCCAAGGAATTCGAATTGCTGGAACTGCTGGCCCGCAATCCCGGGAAGGTCTTCTCGCGCTTCGAGATCGAGGAAAAGGTCTGGCCCGAATACACCGGGGGCAGCAACGTGGTGGACGTGTACATCGGCTACCTGCGCCGCAAGCTGGAAGAGGGCGGCGAGCGTCGGCTGATCCACACCGTGCGCGGCGTCGGCTACGTGCTGCGCGAGGAGTAG
- a CDS encoding YqhA family protein — MARKPANPASRTLARAFGFTRLIVALGVFSALAFSLALFVAAIVQAYHTIGDAFRHLGEPETTKHLLVAAVEQADTLLVGVALLIIALGLQGLFVGRLQNVPEWLQVASFDDLKQKLLGVVVTALAVNFFAVALEWTGGSDILVYGAAIAAVILAVGVYSSVLSRLHGPVAPTEPETMEAHAHP; from the coding sequence ATGGCGCGCAAACCGGCGAATCCGGCCTCGCGCACGCTGGCCCGCGCCTTCGGCTTCACGCGTCTGATCGTGGCCCTGGGCGTGTTCAGCGCGCTGGCCTTCAGCCTGGCGCTGTTCGTCGCCGCGATCGTGCAGGCGTACCACACCATCGGCGACGCCTTTCGCCACCTGGGCGAGCCGGAGACCACCAAGCACCTGCTGGTGGCCGCCGTGGAGCAGGCCGACACGCTGCTGGTGGGCGTGGCCCTGCTGATCATCGCGCTGGGCCTGCAAGGGCTGTTCGTGGGGAGGCTCCAGAACGTCCCGGAGTGGTTGCAGGTGGCCTCCTTCGATGACCTGAAGCAGAAGCTGCTGGGCGTGGTGGTCACGGCGCTGGCGGTCAATTTCTTCGCGGTGGCGCTGGAGTGGACAGGAGGCTCGGACATTCTGGTGTACGGCGCGGCCATTGCCGCCGTGATCCTGGCGGTGGGTGTGTACAGCTCGGTGTTGAGCCGTCTGCATGGGCCTGTCGCCCCCACGGAGCCGGAGACGATGGAGGCCCATGCCCACCCTTGA
- a CDS encoding 50S ribosomal protein L25/general stress protein Ctc, with protein MELNAKPRKSQEKLAEGMIPAVAYNKENNVSFALDRKTFDRAFRQTSTTGLYDITVEGQETFPALVKTVQMDKRRRVPIHVDFYMVTYGEAIEVSVPVHTKGKSQGEIMGGLLDTVVHNLAIIAPGPRRIPQELVVDVSKLQIGDHVTAGQITLPEGVKLNVDEDQVVVSVLPPRLSAEEAEAETQAAQVAGLVASGELTEEAAAAVLEGEATLEEAKAETTDEAGDTAEAGDTASSEEQS; from the coding sequence ATGGAACTGAACGCAAAGCCCCGCAAGAGCCAGGAAAAACTGGCCGAAGGTATGATCCCCGCCGTTGCCTACAACAAGGAAAACAACGTGTCCTTTGCCCTGGACCGCAAGACCTTTGACCGGGCCTTCCGCCAGACCAGCACCACCGGCCTGTACGACATCACCGTCGAAGGCCAGGAAACCTTTCCCGCTCTGGTCAAGACCGTGCAGATGGACAAGCGCCGCCGTGTGCCGATTCATGTGGACTTCTACATGGTGACCTACGGCGAGGCCATTGAGGTCTCCGTGCCGGTCCACACCAAGGGCAAGAGCCAGGGCGAGATCATGGGCGGCCTGCTCGACACCGTGGTTCACAACCTCGCCATCATCGCCCCCGGCCCGCGCCGCATTCCCCAGGAACTGGTCGTGGACGTGAGCAAGCTGCAGATCGGTGATCACGTCACCGCCGGACAGATCACGCTGCCCGAGGGCGTCAAGCTGAATGTGGACGAGGATCAGGTCGTGGTGAGCGTCCTGCCGCCGCGCCTGAGCGCCGAGGAAGCCGAAGCCGAAACCCAGGCCGCCCAGGTGGCGGGTCTGGTGGCGTCTGGCGAGCTGACCGAGGAAGCCGCCGCCGCCGTGCTGGAAGGCGAGGCCACCCTGGAAGAGGCCAAAGCCGAGACTACGGACGAAGCGGGCGATACCGCCGAAGCCGGCGACACCGCCAGCAGCGAAGAACAGTCCTAA
- the efp gene encoding elongation factor P, which yields MISVTELRNGTKVEMDGGLWECLDYSHLKMGRGGAKVVTKFRNMESGSIVDRTFNSTEKLQDIYVEGKTMQYLYKDGNDYMFMDMETFEQVTLPPTLVGDASKFMKENTEVEVAMYGDKALSITLPNQVILKIVETDPGLRGDTASGGTKPAKLETGATVQVPLFVEQDTDVKVDTRTGQYLSRA from the coding sequence ATGATCAGCGTAACCGAACTGAGAAACGGCACCAAGGTGGAAATGGACGGCGGACTGTGGGAGTGCCTGGACTACTCGCACCTGAAGATGGGACGCGGCGGCGCGAAGGTGGTCACCAAGTTCCGCAACATGGAATCCGGCAGCATCGTCGACCGCACCTTCAACAGCACCGAAAAGCTGCAGGACATCTACGTGGAAGGCAAGACCATGCAGTACCTGTACAAGGACGGCAACGACTACATGTTCATGGACATGGAGACCTTCGAGCAGGTCACGCTGCCTCCCACCCTGGTGGGCGACGCCTCCAAATTCATGAAGGAGAACACCGAAGTCGAGGTGGCGATGTACGGCGACAAGGCCCTGAGCATCACGCTGCCCAACCAGGTGATCCTGAAGATCGTGGAAACCGATCCCGGCCTGCGCGGCGACACCGCCTCGGGCGGCACCAAGCCCGCCAAGCTGGAAACCGGCGCGACCGTGCAGGTGCCCCTCTTCGTGGAGCAGGACACCGACGTGAAGGTGGACACCCGCACCGGCCAATACCTCAGCCGCGCGTAA
- a CDS encoding nucleotide exchange factor GrpE — protein MKNGKPNPDAETDTTENLKFTPAQGDKPTLDADGEIVDAELLDEDGEDADFAGFPGMDEGMMAQVQEMMGKLERVDELEKENADLKFKLGRLAADFDGYRTRTGQDLDTAEDKGVSKAAEQLMPVYDDLERALTMGSEDPAKLIPGVKAVQNKVLTIFSKLGLEVTGQEGEHFDPQWHEALQVVPGDEDDKIVQVFQAGFRMGDRLVRPARVVVSRKG, from the coding sequence ATGAAAAACGGCAAGCCCAACCCGGACGCCGAGACCGACACCACCGAGAATCTGAAATTCACCCCCGCTCAGGGCGATAAGCCCACCCTCGACGCGGACGGCGAGATCGTGGACGCCGAACTGCTGGACGAGGACGGGGAGGACGCCGACTTCGCGGGCTTTCCCGGCATGGACGAGGGCATGATGGCCCAGGTGCAGGAAATGATGGGCAAGCTCGAGCGCGTGGACGAGCTGGAAAAGGAAAACGCGGATCTGAAATTCAAGCTGGGCCGTCTGGCCGCCGACTTCGACGGCTACCGCACCCGCACCGGGCAGGATCTGGACACCGCCGAGGACAAGGGTGTCTCGAAGGCTGCCGAGCAGTTGATGCCCGTCTACGACGATCTGGAACGCGCGCTGACCATGGGATCGGAAGACCCCGCCAAGCTGATTCCCGGCGTGAAGGCCGTGCAGAACAAGGTGCTGACCATCTTCTCCAAGCTGGGCCTGGAAGTGACCGGGCAGGAGGGCGAGCACTTCGATCCCCAGTGGCACGAGGCGCTTCAGGTGGTTCCCGGCGATGAGGACGACAAGATCGTGCAGGTGTTTCAGGCAGGCTTCCGCATGGGTGACCGACTGGTGCGCCCGGCGCGCGTGGTTGTGAGCCGCAAGGGGTGA